DNA sequence from the Lynx canadensis isolate LIC74 chromosome B2, mLynCan4.pri.v2, whole genome shotgun sequence genome:
GGGGAGAAGTATGTGGAGAGAATTCTCTGAAAACACAAGGGTATTTGGGTGTCATGTGAATGCTCACCAAAGGGTGACCTCAGAAcaggaggattttatttttattttattatttttaatatcatttactgtcaaattggctaacatacagtgtgtgtaaagtgtgctcttgggccaaagcataagagactcttaaaaactgagaacaaactgagggttgatggggggtgggagggaggggagggtgggtgatgggtattgaggagggcaccttttgggatgagcactgggtgttgtatggaaaccaatttgacaataaatttcatatattgaaaaaaaaagtgtgctcttggtttttggggtagactCCCGTGGTTCGttgcttacacacaacacccagtgctcatcccaaaggacAGGAGGATTTTAATCAAATGGCTGGGATGACCCATTCTGTGAATATCAGTCAGCCTGTctccccaggcaccccgcatTGCCCAGCGGGCTCATGAACAAAGCAGCTATGGTGGAAGGAATGGATGTTACGTGCTGGGCATTCCCCAAGGCTGACCTGGCTGTGCCCACTGCTGAGTGCCCAATCTGCCAGCAGCAGAGACTAACACTGAGCCGTGACATGGCTCCCTTCCTCAGGGTGATGAGCCAGCTGGCATGTGGATCCCACTGGAACACTTCCACCATGGAAAGGTGCAGCATTCTCGTTTTTGAAATAGATACTTACACCGTGGATATCGATTTGCCTTCTTTGCATGGAGTGCTTTTGCCAAAACTGCCGTCCATGGCCTTGTATACTTCCTTATCCACTCTCACTGTGTTTCATGCGCTGTTGCTTCTGATCAAGGAACTCACTTCACAGGAGACAAAATGTGGCAATGGGCCCACGCTCCTGGAATCCACTGGTCTCACCATGTTCTCCATTCCGAAGCAGCCGGGTTGGCAGGATGGTAGAATggccttttaaaaactgagttacAGTGCCAGCTAGGTGGCAATCCCTTGTGGGGCTGGGGCGAGGTCCTCCCGAAGGCTGTGTATGCTGTGATCCCACTCCTCTCCCTGGGCTTAAACCCTGGACCCTCTCCTCTTAGCTCCTGGATGGAGTTCTCTTACCGGTGGTGCCTCACATGGAGCCACCATGCTGCTCCCACCAAATGGGAGTAATGCCCCTGACAGGTGCGCctacccctctcctcccccaaggAATCTGTGCTGAGTCAGGCTGGCTTTTCTAAAACTCTTTAGCAtcggggtgtttgggtggctctgccggttaagcatccgactcttggtttctcctcaggtcaggatctcacagtttgtgagatacaGTCCCGCGTCGGGGTCCTCCTccctgacagtgtgcagcctgcttgggattctctctccctctctctctgcccctcccctgctcgctcgctctctctctctcaaaacttaaaaacaagcaaaacacagATGCTAATACAGCACATGCagttaacaaaagcaaaaacaaacaaaaaaaccaacaaaaacccaACCGTCTAGCATCAAGAGGTCTTAAGACTTAGCTTCCCACCCTGCACTCCCATCCTTGTCCTCTCGCTCCCATCTCCTGGAAGtacttcttttcctgtttttaacgGTTAATTAATtatcctagagagagagagagagagagagagagagaacacgagcccgagagcaggggaggggcagagagtgtgcgagacagagaaccccaagccaGCTCCAAACAGACACTTCCACACTGAAGCAGGaaactgacagcgcagagctcGGGTTGgggctgagggggggggggggcgggtgcgAGAActcaggaatcgtgagatcatgacctgagccagaaatcATGacagagatcaggacctgagctacccaggcgccctggctgGCAGTACTTTTCGAccaagttcccttttctccatcttttttttttctccatcttcttttaaaaaaaattttttttaatgttttatttatttttgagacagagagacagagcatgagcaggggcagagagaggggaggggcagagagaggggaggggcagagagagagggagacagaatccgaagcaggctccagcctctgagctgtctgcacggagccccgcttcgggctcgaactcacgaaccgtgagatcatgacctgaaccaaagtcggacgctcaaccgactgagccacccgggcgccccccccccccgcccccgccttttCTCCGTCTTCTGGTCCAGAGACGCCAGGGCAGAAGAGGCTGAGGAAGGCTGCTAAGCAGGTGACTGGCTCCGCCCACAGGAGCCTCTACTCCTCCCACACCCATATTAGGGCAAGCTGCGCTCGTCCCACCCTCAGAGGAAGTCGGACCTCTTAGACGCCGGTTTTCTCCAGCTCGGAGTTGCTAGAGGACTCCCATCCGCCCTGCCGCGCTTTTCACGCCGCCCTCCCGCTGCCGACCATGGCTCGGCTTGGGGACACCACCCTCCGTCTTTGTCTCCTGCTCCGGTTTCTGCTAACAGATTCAGCGCCTCGCGGCTGTGAGTTCAGAGGTAGAACCTGGGCGGGGGGCAGTGCGGCGGTCGGGAGGAGCATTAAGACTTGGAAGGAGTTGCGGTGTGCCCCGAGGGGTTCTGGAGCCTTCTCGCCGGGTGGCGTTCCGTCCTCCTCCTCAATTATTCCCCTGCCGGCTTGTTCCGCGTCCGCGGCGTCTGCGGGTCGTGGGTTCCCGGGACCCGGAGAGGTAACTGTAAATGGGCAGTTTCCTCCGAAAGCGCTGCTGCGGCCGGGTGGacccggtgggggcggggcagcagagccggagcagggggagggaaagaCGGCCTCCTCGCGGAGCCTAAGCCGGAGTCTCAGCCCCTGAGCCCCGGGCTTTGGGCAGGACGGAGGGCGATCCCTCAGCGAAGGAACTGCCAGATAAACCTGCCCCGCGACGCGGCTCACACAACTCTGCCCGCACGAGTCTCCATTCCCGTTACCGGAGCACTTGGACTTCTCAGttcactgcccccctccccccctttacccccccgccccctccccccccccccgcgtccGGCTCCAGAAGCTCTTCCACCAGCCACGTCCCAGCACCTCCCAGCTCAGAGTGGGCAGGTCTGATATCCTATGGCCAGAGACCTCCTGGCTACCAGACCCCTGGACCTCACCTGCAGCCTCTTACTCCGTGTGACTTTCCCTGCTGCAAGTGGCATTGCCTGGCTCCAACACAGTAAAGGTCTCTTCCCGATATTCCAATGGGGATGTCACAAAGTGCACAGAGCACCTTTTCCTAACACAATACCTCTATGTCACAGCTTCTACAGGGTCCTATGACCGAGGAAGCAGGTTCAGCCACACTCATTCATCCAGGGATTGTTATGGCCGCTTCCCTGCTACAAGAGCACTGTCGGTTACTTACAGCAGAGACCCGGGAAAAATCTTTGCACCGGgctggcatttatttatttttatttttttatttttaaaaaaatttttttcaatgtttatttatttttgggacagagagagacagagcatgaacgggggaggggcagagagagagggagacacaggatcggaaacaggctccaggctcctagccatcagcccagagcccgacgcggggctcgaactcacggaccgcgagatcgtgacctggctgaagtcggacgcttaaccgactgcgccacccaggcgcccccgggctggcatttaaatgaaaatagaagaggGCTCCTTCATACCCTTGCATTCAGAGAGGTTTTGATGTTGGTactcctctctctcactgcatCCAGGATAAgtactttttaaacattctatttggagagaagagaaggccGTGTAAGAGTACTGTACTTGAATTTCCTTGCAACCTAGCCCCCAACCCACAAGTAATTCAACTGCAAAGATTTTTCACTcctgggacagaggtgggggatgTGAAAGGACCACATGGTGATGTGGGTACCTGAGCCAAATGGTGTCGCTGTGaacaggggctgggagaggtgtCTTTTCACCCCCTGCCCTGCACCAGCTCAATAACAGGGGCCCCTGAGGACGCTTTCGATCCCTGTGGATGGTGTCAACTCACGCAGTAGGTTTACGCAGTGAAAACGTCCCGGTGGTCTCTGCTCCCCAGAGTACGCTCACCCCTGTAAATGACCACATGACTCTTTGGGGAAGGCCAGCAGGAAGCATTGCTCTTGCTGTTGACCTGAAGGGTCCCTCCTGATTGGAACCTGGCTTCTGCTTCTAGTAAAGAGTTGCAGTTCTGAGAGGCGGCTCCGTTCTGGAACCTGGGCAGAGGATCCAGAGTCTCTGTGGGGTCACCGCTTTCAGCTTCCTCCTCATCCATCTTGGGGATTGGTCTTAGTTTTTATTGTTTAACTCCAGCAGTCTTCGGGTTGGCTGTCCAACTACTTTGCCTTTACAGTCATGTGTTCTGTGAGCCAGAGGGATGGACAGCTTTCTGTGGGTCAGGCCCCTGGCTGCTTTCCAGCGTCTAGGATCATTCTAGGATCGTTTCAATCGTTGCCGCCTCCCTGCTTCGGACAGTTGAGCGCCTATACCTCAAATCTATTATATCAGGACTTCCCACCGCCAATACCACTGGGAGCCTGATTCTGCAACACCGTCCCATTACCGCCAAGCTTCTGCCTTCAAAGATAGCCATCACTAagcttcttttgttttatttagagagagagagagagagagagagagagagagagtgtgggcgcaaatgggggaggggcagagagagaagagagacagagaaggagagagaaggaatcccatgcaggctctgcactgtcagtgcaaagcccgatgcagggctcgagccacaaactgggagatcatgacctgagccaaagttgcacacttaactgactgagccacccaggcgccctgccatgACTAAGCTTCTTCAGGATTTTGGTGCCTTCTCACCATgcactgttttttggtttctgttttttgaatGTTATTAAAATCCAAGCTAACATAGGgcgtaataatggtttcaggagtagaatgtagggattcatcaattacatgtaacacccatgcttgtcccaacaggtgccctccttaatgcccaccacccattcagcccatccccccacccattacccctccagcaaccctcagtttcttctctgtatttcagtctcttatggtttgcctccctctctgtttgtatcttatttttcgttcccttcccctatgttcatgttgtgtttcttaaccttccacatatgcgtgaaatcatatacttatctttctgtgacttattttgcttagcataatatgctctagttccatccacatggctgcaaatggcaagatttcattccttttgatcaccaagtaatattccatttatttataaagtatatacatttatatatatttatacatttatatataaatgcatagtGTATTTATACtagatcttctttatccgtttgtCACTCGATGGACATCTGGcccattccataatttggctattgtggatagtgctgctaaaacactggggtgcatgtgccccttaaaatcagcattttggtatcctttggagcggtacctagtagtgcaactaaGGGGTCATAGGCTagttatacttttaattttttgaggaacttccatattgttttccctactggctgcaccagtttgcagtcccagcAGCAGTGAAAAAGGCTTtaccttcctccacatccttgccaatagcTGATGTTTCCCCAGTTGATGATTTTCGCCATTctcactggtgtgaggtggtgtctcattgtacttccctgatgatgtgtgatgttgagcatcttttcatgtgcctgttggccatctggatgacttctttggaaaagtgtctgttcgtgtcttttacctctttcttcactggattatttgtttcttgggtgttgagtttggtaagttcttgatagattttggatagtaaccctttatcggatatctcatttgcaaatatcttctctcgtTCCGTCCATggacttttagttttgtcgaaTGTGCGGAAGGAAACAGACCTCGTCTTGAttaggtcccaacagttcatgttTGCCTTTGtgttccttgcctccagagacatgtcaggTAAGAAGTTtttgcagccgaggtcaaagagattgtagcctgttttctcctctaggatttggatggtttcctgtcccacatttaggtggtttttttaatccattttgagtttattttgtgtatgatgtaagaaagtggcccgGGTTCGTTCTTCTGCAcgggctgtccagttttcctaacaccatttgctgaagagacttaaTTGCCACTGGAtagtcttccctgctttgtcaaagattagttggccgtatgtttgtgggtctatttctgggttttctgttccgttcctttgatctgtgtgtctgtttttgtgcccgtactatactgtcttgatgattacagctttgtaagccagcttagagtctggaattgtgatgcctccagctttggtgtTCCCTTTCAACAGTGCTTTGGATATTCGGGTCATTTCTGGTTCCCTGcaaattttggaattgtttgttctagctctgtgaagaatgctggtgtccgtttgatagggattgcattgaatatgcagGTGGCTTTGGGTGGTGTTGACATTATAACAATATTTCCTCTTTCAATCCacgagcatgggatgtttttctacttctttgtcctcttgaatttctttccGAGATTTCTGTACTTCGcagcatatagatctttcacctctttggtgaattcattcctaggtattttatggttttcagtaccatggggttgattccttgattgctctttctgctgcttcattattggtgtagacAAACgccacagatttctgtacattgacttatatcctgcaactttgctgaattcatgtatcagtcgtagcaggtttttggtggagtcttttgggttttccacagagagtatcatgtcatctaggaagcatgaaagtttgacttcttccttgctgatttgaatgccttttatttctttttgttgtctgatcgttgaggctaggacttccaacgcTATGTTGAACAACGGTGGTGACAgcgggcatccctgtcatgttcctgaccttagggggaaagctctcagtttttcccccttgaggatgATACCAGCGGTGGGTGTTTCCTACCTGGCCTTTGTGATCTTggggtatgttccttctatccgtCCTTTCTTGTGGGTTTTCATCAAGAAGGATActgtatcttgtcaaatgctttttctgtatctgttgagaggatcgtgttcttgttctttctctaatTAATGTGAGGtaccatgttgattgatttgtggctATTGAagcagccttgcatcccaggaataaattccacttgatcgtgGCGAGTACTTCTTTTAATGGATTGTTGGCATGGGTTGGCTAGtaacttgttgagaatttttgcatccatgttcatcgggGAAATGGCTCTGTAGTTCTCCTTCTCAGTGGGACCATGCATTTTTTATGAGTTTCATTGAGAGTCCTCCAGACCGCTCCGTGAGCATAGTTGATGGgcatatttttggttttgtttcggCATTTCTTACTACATTTGTTCTGTCATATGCACTTCTCCGGGCCTTTTTAATCCCTTACCACTATCTGTCATGGAATTCCTGATATTCTAGTCTGTGCCGTGTGGACCATCCTTCTTTCCAAGCCTCCAAGGCCCATCCTAATGGTAGATGATCACCATGACCAGGCCTGTGCTAAATGCTGGGACCCAGGATTGCAAATCTCTCTTCTCTGACTTTGGATCCTGTCCTCACCCTTCCCCGCCCTGACTCAGCTCCTCAGGAGTAGGCCCCCTCACGGTCTctcatcttattaaaaaaatttttttaatgtttgtttctatttaataatttaattttataataattttatttaagaattattttatttaataatttaatgtttaatgtttgtttatttttgagagagagagagagagagagagagagagagcgcatgagtggaggaggggcagagagagggagacacagaatccgaagcaggctccaggctctgggctgtcagcactgagcccgacgcggggctcgaactcacgagccgtgagatcatgacccgagctgaagtcggacgctccgctgactgagccaccccggcgcccctcatCTTCTGAGAGACACTGGGATAGATCCTGACCGTCAGCCGGCATGTAGACCTCTTCTTCCCATGGCCAGCGTAGCACGTGCCTGAATTGATTAAAGACTGAGTGACGCTGGATATCAGCCTGGTAGACACAGGGGACATGTCCCTGGCTCTATGGTTTCTGGTCAGGCAGAGGAATCCCGATCCTTGGTCCTTTTCCAAGAAGGGAAGTGCGCCAGCCTTCAATGGTTAGGGGCGAGGGGCTGTGCAGGGGCCGCCTTTGCTCTGCTAGGCCAGCCCTGCAGAGATACAATGACTGTCACATGGGTGGGAGAGGCACGCCTCTGGGTCTGTTCTTCCAACCCCAACCCTAACTTACGTTTTCATTTGCAGATGCTCTTTCTCCTGCCTTTGAATTCCCCATCACACCAAAGCCCAATCCCGGAGAACCATGGTGTGAGATTCGAGGCAAGGTCAATGGAAACACGTTTCTGTATTACGCCTGTGGGAACAAGAAGGTCGAAGTCTTTGGTCCTCTGGGGAGGAATGTGAATGACATAGTgttttgggagagacagaccgAAACTCTGAAAGACCTGGCAGAAGAGCTCAAGAAGAAACTACTTGACTGGAAAGCAGCGGATTTTACACCCAGTGGTAAGTCGGAAAGGCCCAGGGCAGAAGTAGAACAGTTTGTAGGGCCAGGGACCTATTGTGTTCACGTACAACTTAGACATGGGTCCCACACGCGTGGCCCAGCAGCCAGGGCAGTGAAGAGGGACAGAACAGGACCAAGAAGGGTGAAGGGGAGCCGAGGAGTGGACAGCGGGTGGGACAAGGGATCGGTCAAGACCAGAGGCTGACCTCATGcccatggtgggggtgggggacagactctctctccctgcagggcaggatggtgtgtgtgcgtggggaCAACGGACGCACCAGCGGATCCTGGGAGTTTCACATCAATGAACAGATGTCCTACTTCTTTAACTCAGAGAGTGGAAATTGGACACTTTGTCCTAGAGGCCGACAGATAAAGGCCTCATGGGAGAGTGACAGAGATTTGACCAATTCCCTCATGAAGATCTCAGTTGGAGATTGTAACAAGTGGCTTGAGCGAATACTGATGCACTGGGATGAACTGTGGGAGACAACAGGTAACTCAGAAGACTGGATGGAGTTGTTCTCTTGAAATCGGGCCTACCTTCTCCACTgtagtgtgcgtgtgtgtgtgtgagagagagagagagagagagagagagacagaaacagagccagAGAAGGTGATCCATCCATGGTGAATTTCTTTAGGGGAGAGTAATGGCCACATTATGTTCTAGcgtccttcctttcccttctcaacTCCTGAAATCTCTTCCTTGCTGCATGTCCTTTAGTTTTCTGGGATTTCTTGGATTCCCTCTTGGCCCCAAACATGAGGGTGTCAGTCTGATTCCAGAGATTCCTTCTCGCTCTTCCCTTTCCTGAGAATCATTGATCTTCTCATCTCATCTTGTCTCTGGCCGGGGATCATTCCTGGCCACGTGCACTGTTAGCTCCAGAGAGGGGGTCAACTGTCACCACCCTCATGCTCCGTGACCACCTCTTCTGCCACAGCAGGAGTGACCAGTTATGTTGGAACCCGTGCTTCCCCCTTTAGCTGTGCGAGGTCCTTCGGGACAGGTCCCGTGTCTTTCCTCGGTTCCCGCCCCAGAACCTGTCACAGCAGCTGCCACGATGTAGAGTGACAGAAAGCATCTGCAGCGTGGGATCATCTGCGGCAGGAGGAGCGGAGGGCGTATCTCTTCCGATTTAAGTCTGAAACAGGATTTGGGGTCTGAAACCCTCTTGTGTTTCCATTTCAGCCCCGCCAGGCACGCAGCAAGTCACGGCCCAGTCCGGGGCCACGGCCCTCAGACCCATCACCTGGATCCTCCCTGTGATTCTCAGCCGCTTAATCATAACTCGCATCCAGGCAGAGTCTTTTAGAGTGACAGGTACTGAGAGCAGATGGAGCGGGAAGGGAGGGGCAAATGGCCTGGTGTGAGGACAGGGACAGGTGACTCCCCCGCCCGACCCTGCCCACTCACTGAACCTTGTCATCGCAGAAGTGAGACGAGGTGATGAGTTCCCCTGTCAGTTGTTAGCAGTAACGTGGACAAGCTCAGCCCTGAGTTGTCATAAGGCCTCACTGTTAAGGCCgctgagaaaggggaggggcccCCCAATGCATAAGGCCTGTTGACGCTAAGGAGATCTAGCAAGGTCAGGCCCGACTCAGACCTGATTCTAGATTGAAGAGAGTCAATTTGGCCCAGTGCGGGTGGTGTGCGGGGAGAGGGACACACCGCTTGGGCAGTACTCACATTGGAGCACGAGAGGCGTGGTGGCTCCACGTGATGTCTCAGGGGAGGCGACTCCATCCAGGGGCCTACGAGGAGAGGCACCAGTGTCTGTTCcgggggagggagtgggaaggCCGGGCAGAGGCAACTGGAAAGCCTGGAGTTGCGTGCTGTGTTCCCCCAGACGGTGGCTTGGGTCTTAGCATGTGAGGCAGAAAGTGAACAGTGGAGACTGTGCATGGCAAGATGTAGAAGCGTGGGGAATCCGGCTCAGGCTGCTGCAGGCACTGGCAGCTCGCTTCCTGTAGACCTCAGATCCAGAGCCACTGAGCACCCCTGCTTGGAGCAGAGCTGACCCGGGAGACGGGGGGACAGAGCGGGCCCGGGAGATGGGGGGGCAGAGCTGACCCGGGAGATGGAGGGGCAGAGCTGACCCAGGAGATGGGGGAGCAGTGCTGACCCGGGAGATGTGGGAGCAGAGCTGACCTGGGAGATGGAGGGGCAGAGCTGACCCGGGAGATGGGGGAGCAGAGCTGACCCAGGAGATGGGGGGGCAGAGCTGACCCGGGAGATGGGGGGGCAGAGCTGACCCGGGAGATGGGGGAGCAGTCCGTCCCTGCCTCTATGGCCTTCACACCCATCGCCTCAGGTTATCACCATGATCACTCTGGCCATCCCCACATGGAAACCTGAACACGTCCTTGCCTGGTGTCTAGGCGGGCAGCCGGTATTGTGGGCACAATGGGGG
Encoded proteins:
- the LOC115514517 gene encoding UL16-binding protein 1-like isoform X1, which produces MARLGDTTLRLCLLLRFLLTDSAPRGCEFRDALSPAFEFPITPKPNPGEPWCEIRGKVNGNTFLYYACGNKKVEVFGPLGRNVNDIVFWERQTETLKDLAEELKKKLLDWKAADFTPSDSLSLQGRMVCVRGDNGRTSGSWEFHINEQMSYFFNSESGNWTLCPRGRQIKASWESDRDLTNSLMKISVGDCNKWLERILMHWDELWETTAPPGTQQVTAQSGATALRPITWILPVILSRLIITRIQAESFRVTAWKEHWDCRAVG
- the LOC115514517 gene encoding UL16-binding protein 1-like isoform X2, which encodes MARLGDTTLRLCLLLRFLLTDSAPRGYALSPAFEFPITPKPNPGEPWCEIRGKVNGNTFLYYACGNKKVEVFGPLGRNVNDIVFWERQTETLKDLAEELKKKLLDWKAADFTPSDSLSLQGRMVCVRGDNGRTSGSWEFHINEQMSYFFNSESGNWTLCPRGRQIKASWESDRDLTNSLMKISVGDCNKWLERILMHWDELWETTAPPGTQQVTAQSGATALRPITWILPVILSRLIITRIQAESFRVTAWKEHWDCRAVG